A stretch of the Filimonas lacunae genome encodes the following:
- a CDS encoding STAS domain-containing protein, whose product MPTDLSKILRKKRNDILELWMKQQLQDEGLREDLISNVELREQSEELLDVLLKTLTAENLTHAHSDDFEPVIEILSGISISRAKQGFSPRETGVYIFSLKDALLSILQAELKDNFQDLFQLTLGLNKLIDHFSVNTFETFIKGREEVILRQTDEIAEISTPVIRVWDNILALPIIGTLDSSRTQVVMENLLQEIVDTGSSIAILDISGVPAVDSLVAQHLIKTVSATRLMGAECIISGIRPEIAQTVVHLGIDLSNIVTKATLSSALRHAFTMLQLEVKKVTFKEK is encoded by the coding sequence ATGCCAACCGATCTGTCTAAGATTCTTAGAAAAAAAAGAAACGATATTCTTGAGTTATGGATGAAGCAGCAATTGCAGGATGAGGGATTAAGGGAAGATTTGATAAGCAATGTTGAACTTCGTGAACAATCGGAAGAATTACTGGATGTTCTTTTAAAAACATTAACGGCTGAAAACCTGACACATGCTCATTCTGATGATTTTGAGCCTGTTATAGAAATTTTATCGGGTATTTCCATCAGCCGGGCCAAGCAGGGTTTTAGCCCACGCGAAACCGGTGTATATATTTTTAGTCTTAAAGATGCTTTATTGAGCATTTTACAGGCTGAATTAAAAGATAACTTCCAGGATTTATTTCAGCTTACACTGGGTTTAAACAAACTGATAGACCATTTTAGTGTTAACACGTTTGAAACTTTTATAAAGGGCAGGGAAGAAGTTATTTTACGTCAAACCGATGAAATAGCTGAAATCTCCACTCCGGTTATACGGGTATGGGATAATATCCTGGCTTTACCTATTATAGGCACCCTGGATAGCTCACGCACACAAGTGGTAATGGAAAACCTTTTGCAGGAAATTGTAGACACAGGTAGCAGCATAGCTATTCTGGATATTTCGGGGGTACCCGCGGTAGATTCACTTGTTGCCCAGCACCTTATAAAAACAGTAAGTGCAACCCGCCTGATGGGAGCAGAATGTATTATCAGCGGAATTCGTCCTGAAATTGCACAAACAGTTGTACATCTAGGCATTGATCTTTCCAACATTGTTACCAAAGCCACCTTATCCAGTGCATTGCGTCATGCATTTACTATGCTTCAGCTGGAAGTAAAAAAAGTGACATTCAAAGAAAAATAA
- a CDS encoding STAS domain-containing protein, which produces MDRIPILRMGPFLLVTIQTDLYDRLALSLEADLVQMVSKTGARGVLIDISAQSIVDSFMGRIIGNIASMCKILDAETVVVGMQPAVAITLIELGLELKGVYTALNVERGMELLQSKITLPTEDTEEEE; this is translated from the coding sequence ATGGATAGAATTCCTATTCTACGGATGGGACCCTTTTTGCTGGTTACCATTCAAACGGATTTATATGACAGGCTAGCGCTTAGCCTGGAGGCCGACCTTGTTCAAATGGTAAGCAAAACGGGTGCAAGGGGTGTTTTGATAGACATCTCTGCCCAAAGCATTGTGGATTCATTTATGGGGAGAATTATCGGCAATATTGCAAGTATGTGTAAAATTCTGGATGCCGAAACGGTAGTGGTGGGCATGCAACCTGCTGTTGCTATTACGTTGATAGAATTAGGATTAGAATTAAAAGGTGTGTATACTGCCCTGAATGTAGAAAGGGGAATGGAGTTGCTGCAATCAAAAATTACTTTACCGACCGAAGATACTGAGGAGGAAGAATGA
- a CDS encoding ATP-binding SpoIIE family protein phosphatase: protein MADNHHTCFNVVDRSYLALIKKDIHNLALEKQFEAQRLAEVDIVVAELTSNLIKYSREGQLLVKTLSDGEKSCIEIISLDKGPGMSDVGRMMEDGVSTSKTLGHGLGAIKRLADEFEIYTVKGWGTILVVRIWTKASNRTRKYTAEVKSVLVPKPGETVCGDAFGIKQTPQRLSLFLGDGLGHGHEAAKAALAAVAAFHECTATTPSDTLRFIHQAVRKTRGLVGTAAFFDYQLQKWSICGVGNILCRIGTPDHSKNYLPYNGILGMNIPSSLNDQEIMYTPDQLMILCSDGIKSKLELYRNQGIYKQDLSVLATALYKDFARQTDDMSVVVGKLNI, encoded by the coding sequence ATGGCTGATAACCATCATACGTGCTTTAATGTTGTTGATAGAAGTTATTTAGCCTTAATCAAGAAAGACATTCATAATCTCGCCCTTGAAAAACAATTTGAAGCTCAGCGTTTAGCGGAAGTAGATATTGTAGTGGCAGAGCTAACCTCTAATCTTATTAAATATAGCCGTGAAGGCCAGTTGCTGGTAAAAACGCTTTCCGACGGAGAAAAATCATGTATTGAAATTATAAGCCTGGACAAGGGCCCGGGCATGTCTGATGTAGGAAGAATGATGGAAGACGGCGTTTCTACCAGTAAAACCCTGGGACATGGACTAGGCGCTATTAAACGACTGGCAGATGAATTTGAAATATATACCGTAAAAGGCTGGGGAACGATTTTAGTAGTAAGAATATGGACTAAAGCCAGCAATAGAACGCGAAAGTATACAGCTGAGGTAAAAAGTGTACTGGTGCCTAAGCCTGGTGAAACAGTTTGTGGCGATGCTTTTGGCATTAAACAAACTCCACAAAGGTTAAGCTTATTCCTGGGTGATGGTTTGGGGCATGGCCATGAGGCAGCAAAAGCAGCATTGGCTGCTGTAGCGGCTTTTCATGAGTGTACAGCAACAACTCCTTCCGACACCTTACGCTTTATACATCAGGCTGTGCGCAAAACACGTGGCTTAGTAGGAACGGCTGCTTTCTTCGATTACCAACTGCAAAAATGGAGTATTTGTGGAGTGGGTAACATTCTTTGCAGGATAGGCACACCGGATCATTCGAAAAATTATTTGCCTTATAATGGCATATTGGGCATGAACATTCCTTCCTCGCTTAATGATCAGGAAATAATGTATACACCTGATCAACTGATGATACTTTGTTCAGACGGTATAAAGTCTAAATTGGAATTGTACAGAAACCAGGGTATTTATAAACAGGACTTATCTGTTTTGGCAACTGCTTTATATAAAGACTTTGCACGTCAAACAGATGACATGTCGGTAGTGGTAGGTAAACTTAACATATAA
- a CDS encoding anti-sigma regulatory factor, which produces MIISLSKETVEVIKEQDTIFLRNRIKECATKAGMGLVNQTKLITAASELARNMLRYGGGGSVQVEIVSKGKENGIRLAFIDKGPGIADIPLAMKDGYSTGKSLGLGLPGAKRLVSEFDIKSKVGEGTVITILKWKNG; this is translated from the coding sequence ATGATCATTTCCCTTAGTAAAGAAACCGTAGAAGTAATTAAAGAACAGGATACCATTTTCCTGCGCAACCGCATTAAAGAATGTGCAACGAAGGCAGGAATGGGCCTTGTAAACCAAACTAAATTAATAACAGCTGCCAGTGAACTGGCCCGTAACATGCTCAGGTATGGCGGAGGTGGTTCTGTTCAGGTAGAAATTGTGAGTAAAGGCAAAGAAAATGGAATTCGCCTTGCTTTTATCGATAAAGGTCCGGGTATAGCCGATATCCCTTTAGCTATGAAAGATGGTTACTCAACCGGTAAAAGTTTAGGCCTGGGGCTTCCAGGTGCCAAAAGACTGGTAAGTGAATTTGATATCAAAAGCAAAGTGGGAGAAGGTACAGTAATCACTATTTTAAAATGGAAAAATGGCTGA